One stretch of Chroococcidiopsis sp. CCMEE 29 DNA includes these proteins:
- a CDS encoding IS630 family transposase: MPYQLLADTKEPLLAQPGQLARFDYEYSRQGTSNLFIFYAPHYGWRHIEVTPRRTKQDFAHQMKALVDIYFPRADKIRVVLDNLNTHTPAALYETFPPTEARRILDYLEFHYTPKHGSWLNQVEIEISVLSRQCLERRIPNVETLLQEIAAWSQQRNQQKAKIDWCFTASDARTKFQRFYPAFTPS; this comes from the coding sequence ATACCCTATCAATTATTAGCCGATACCAAAGAACCTCTACTAGCACAGCCAGGACAGCTTGCTCGCTTTGACTATGAGTACTCCCGTCAAGGCACTAGTAACTTGTTTATCTTCTATGCACCGCACTATGGTTGGCGACATATAGAAGTAACTCCAAGGAGAACAAAACAAGACTTTGCCCACCAGATGAAAGCTTTAGTAGATATCTACTTCCCCAGAGCTGATAAAATTCGCGTAGTCCTGGACAACCTCAATACTCATACTCCTGCTGCTTTATATGAAACTTTCCCACCTACTGAAGCCAGAAGAATTCTCGACTACTTAGAGTTTCATTACACTCCTAAACATGGCAGTTGGCTTAACCAAGTCGAGATTGAAATCTCAGTTTTATCACGTCAATGTCTAGAACGACGAATTCCTAATGTTGAGACTTTACTTCAAGAAATTGCCGCTTGGTCACAACAACGTAATCAACAAAAAGCTAAGATTGATTGGTGTTTTACTGCCTCTGATGCCAGGACCAAATTCCAACGATTCTATCCTGCTTTTACCCCGTCATAA
- a CDS encoding TetR/AcrR family transcriptional regulator, translating to MEEQLEQSINATKVSNSSRRSGRSQRTHRAVMTAAAQLLAENGYSSITIEAIAARASVAKTTIYRWWSTKAAIFMELYNEVAAEILTGLDTGSVEQDLRNLLLGLFKLFTTTSAGPAMVGMIAEAQSSPEFAKVFQQQFMAHRRNVTRKILERGVERNELQADLDIDLAIDVISGPIWYRLLQGHAPLDEHFADGIVRQVLFGIGAK from the coding sequence ATGGAAGAACAGCTGGAGCAGAGTATTAACGCAACTAAGGTGTCAAATAGCAGCCGTCGGAGCGGACGCAGCCAGCGTACCCATCGTGCGGTAATGACTGCTGCTGCCCAACTGCTAGCTGAAAATGGATATTCTAGTATCACTATTGAAGCAATTGCAGCTAGGGCATCAGTAGCTAAGACAACAATCTACCGTTGGTGGTCGACGAAAGCGGCAATCTTCATGGAGTTGTACAACGAAGTTGCCGCCGAGATACTGACAGGGCTAGATACAGGTTCTGTTGAACAAGACCTTCGCAATCTGCTTCTAGGGCTATTCAAGTTGTTTACGACAACCAGCGCTGGTCCAGCAATGGTTGGCATGATTGCTGAGGCGCAGTCTAGTCCAGAGTTTGCCAAGGTTTTTCAGCAGCAGTTTATGGCTCACCGCCGTAATGTTACACGTAAAATCCTTGAGCGGGGTGTGGAGCGTAACGAACTCCAAGCAGATCTCGATATCGACTTAGCAATTGATGTCATATCTGGACCGATTTGGTATCGATTACTGCAAGGTCATGCTCCACTAGATGAACACTTCGCCGATGGTATAGTTCGCCAAGTTCTGTTTGGAATTGGGGCAAAGTAA
- a CDS encoding aldo/keto reductase, whose amino-acid sequence MFDRSNQLAATKAETFLIGEELPVNRLGYGAMRLTGQPGNFGPYPEWEAGEKLLRRAIELGVNFIDTAEAYGPGFNEELIASALHPYPQNLVIATKGGINKPAPDNIQADGRPENLRRGCEASLQRLKVEQIDLYHLHRPDPKVPFTESVGMLATLRQEGKIRHVGLSNVTIEQIDAARRIVPIASVENRLSIAERSGEDVLDYCTKHSIAFIPYGSLGAHPLKHGAPLAEAEGTLADIAKQHGVKPNQIALAWMLRRAPNTILIPGTTTTAHLEENIAAASIQLTVDQIEALNQM is encoded by the coding sequence ATGTTCGATCGCTCCAATCAACTTGCTGCTACCAAAGCCGAAACATTCCTGATTGGCGAGGAACTTCCCGTCAACCGTCTTGGCTACGGCGCAATGCGACTAACTGGACAGCCAGGGAACTTTGGTCCTTATCCTGAGTGGGAGGCAGGTGAGAAACTCTTGCGCCGTGCAATCGAGCTTGGCGTAAACTTTATTGACACCGCAGAAGCTTACGGTCCTGGTTTTAACGAAGAATTAATTGCCTCGGCGCTGCATCCTTACCCACAGAACCTCGTGATTGCAACTAAAGGAGGCATTAACAAACCTGCACCCGATAACATTCAAGCAGATGGCAGACCAGAGAACTTACGACGTGGGTGTGAAGCTAGTTTACAACGATTAAAGGTTGAGCAAATTGACTTATATCATCTACACCGCCCAGATCCAAAAGTGCCATTCACAGAATCAGTAGGAATGCTGGCGACTTTAAGGCAAGAAGGAAAAATCCGTCATGTTGGTTTATCTAATGTGACCATCGAACAAATTGATGCGGCTCGACGAATTGTACCGATAGCGTCAGTAGAGAATCGGTTAAGTATCGCAGAGCGTAGTGGAGAAGATGTACTGGATTACTGCACGAAACATTCAATTGCTTTCATTCCCTATGGGTCACTGGGAGCACACCCACTCAAACACGGTGCGCCGCTTGCAGAGGCAGAAGGAACACTTGCAGATATTGCGAAACAGCATGGTGTTAAACCAAATCAGATTGCCTTGGCATGGATGCTGCGTCGTGCACCGAACACCATTCTCATTCCAGGAACGACGACAACCGCCCATTTGGAAGAAAACATAGCTGCTGCCTCCATTCAGCTGACAGTTGACCAAATAGAAGCACTTAATCAAATGTAG
- a CDS encoding VOC family protein produces the protein MTNSDSTWVANTDVSPLATITADHVFIGVDNYDVMKRWYIEKLDFTVDKEWTVDELPGMKLAYLRKGDFRLELVGDDQGPRTPIPAGFVEHLKSKGFQHLAFRVG, from the coding sequence ATGACAAACTCTGACTCTACTTGGGTGGCAAATACTGACGTTTCGCCACTTGCCACCATTACCGCCGATCATGTTTTCATTGGGGTTGATAATTACGATGTGATGAAGCGCTGGTATATCGAAAAATTGGACTTTACCGTTGATAAAGAATGGACGGTAGACGAATTACCAGGAATGAAACTTGCCTATCTCCGTAAGGGTGACTTCCGGCTCGAATTAGTTGGTGACGACCAAGGACCCAGAACTCCTATTCCAGCTGGTTTCGTAGAGCATTTGAAGAGCAAAGGCTTTCAACATCTTGCTTTCCGAGTGGGGTAG
- a CDS encoding IS1 family transposase, whose translation MTVWLAVHCPHCQSTDVKKHGTSSNGKRRYRCLNLDCPYATFSQTIDYPGRRPEVKQQIIEMTLNGSGVRDIARVLHVSTATVIQELKKNPQLQRVNQELLSQLQLDQVEVVVKQAQTVDEPGVEESELDEMWSYVGKKTNPRWLWHAIDRKTGKVLAYVFGARKDEVFLQLKALLEPFGIKRYCTDGWGAYERHLPLELHEVGKQKTQRIERKHLRLRTRIKRLMRKTICFSKTEFMHDLVIGLFINRYEFGLPI comes from the coding sequence ATGACTGTTTGGCTAGCCGTCCACTGCCCTCACTGCCAAAGTACAGATGTGAAAAAGCATGGGACATCATCAAATGGCAAACGACGTTATCGTTGCTTGAATTTGGATTGTCCGTATGCAACCTTTAGTCAAACCATCGATTACCCAGGTCGGAGACCAGAGGTCAAGCAACAGATTATTGAAATGACTTTGAATGGCAGTGGGGTGAGAGACATAGCTCGGGTGCTGCATGTGAGCACAGCTACAGTCATCCAAGAATTAAAAAAAAATCCCCAATTACAACGCGTCAATCAGGAGCTGTTGAGCCAGCTGCAACTCGACCAAGTGGAGGTAGTAGTCAAGCAGGCCCAAACAGTTGATGAACCTGGAGTAGAAGAATCTGAACTGGATGAGATGTGGAGCTACGTGGGGAAGAAGACAAATCCTCGATGGTTATGGCATGCGATTGACCGCAAGACAGGGAAAGTACTAGCTTATGTCTTTGGAGCGCGAAAAGATGAAGTTTTCCTTCAACTTAAGGCATTATTAGAACCGTTTGGAATCAAACGATATTGCACGGATGGATGGGGAGCATACGAACGGCATTTACCACTTGAGCTGCATGAGGTAGGGAAGCAAAAAACCCAGAGGATTGAACGCAAGCATTTGAGGCTGAGAACGAGAATTAAACGACTAATGCGCAAGACAATTTGCTTTTCCAAAACTGAGTTTATGCATGATTTGGTAATTGGGTTGTTTATCAATCGCTATGAATTTGGTCTACCAATTTAG
- a CDS encoding TIM barrel protein has protein sequence MEVAKRVNGKYVTTLSGPLDPRLDRDYQTTNMIENLRYCAELAESAGLILGLEILTSKWWPGTFLTKIPHAYLIAKAVNSSAVKLIFDTFHAQMEGGNVIENINLVWDEIACFQVADVPGRTEPTSGEMNYKVILKHIYAKGYTGLVEMEHSLSQPGVEGEQAVLEIYDRLDKF, from the coding sequence ATTGAAGTTGCCAAAAGAGTTAACGGCAAATACGTAACTACCCTATCCGGTCCACTCGACCCACGTTTGGATAGGGACTACCAGACTACTAACATGATTGAAAATCTCAGGTATTGCGCTGAACTGGCGGAATCTGCGGGATTAATCCTTGGGCTGGAAATACTCACTAGTAAATGGTGGCCTGGAACGTTTTTGACGAAAATCCCACATGCATATCTGATTGCTAAAGCTGTCAACAGTTCAGCCGTTAAGCTCATCTTTGATACATTTCACGCCCAGATGGAAGGCGGCAACGTGATTGAAAACATTAATTTAGTTTGGGATGAGATTGCCTGTTTTCAAGTTGCAGACGTACCCGGACGCACTGAACCAACCAGTGGTGAGATGAATTACAAAGTGATTTTGAAGCATATTTACGCTAAAGGTTATACCGGACTAGTTGAAATGGAACATTCTCTCTCGCAACCAGGGGTCGAGGGCGAACAAGCCGTGCTGGAAATTTACGATCGTCTCGACAAGTTCTAG
- a CDS encoding antibiotic biosynthesis monooxygenase — protein MSESINVEDPPVTIVAVHKVKPGKEKAFEQTMSGLLQAAMSFEGHLGANILRPDDSDDPQYSIIFKFNRMSNLRRWEESEERQEWLVRLARLTQDSSPLQILTGLETWFTLPLKRAIVPPPRYKMALITWLAIFPLISGINALFGSFLNQLPPLFRSLVLTAVLVPLMTYVVMPRITRLFAPWLYPSTPRPPRKASRLNRKQRHRTKL, from the coding sequence ATGAGCGAATCAATCAACGTTGAAGACCCACCTGTGACAATAGTCGCAGTACACAAGGTCAAGCCTGGAAAGGAAAAAGCTTTTGAACAAACCATGTCAGGTTTGCTCCAGGCAGCAATGAGTTTTGAAGGTCATCTAGGTGCAAACATTCTACGTCCTGACGATTCAGATGACCCGCAGTACAGCATTATTTTCAAATTCAATCGGATGAGTAACCTGCGCCGTTGGGAGGAGTCCGAGGAGCGACAAGAATGGCTAGTTCGCCTGGCAAGGCTGACACAAGATTCGTCACCATTGCAAATTCTCACTGGTTTGGAGACATGGTTTACCCTACCACTCAAGCGAGCTATCGTCCCGCCGCCACGTTACAAGATGGCTTTGATTACTTGGCTAGCAATCTTTCCACTCATTAGTGGAATTAACGCACTGTTCGGATCTTTCCTTAACCAGTTACCACCGCTATTTCGCAGCTTAGTTCTAACAGCAGTACTGGTTCCATTGATGACTTATGTAGTGATGCCAAGAATCACTCGGCTATTTGCACCTTGGCTGTACCCGTCCACCCCTAGACCTCCCAGGAAAGCAAGCAGACTTAATAGGAAACAGCGCCATAGAACCAAGTTGTAG
- a CDS encoding Tn3 family transposase, translating to MKRHWEVDELIEHWTLLPNEIALLGNKIGANRLGFAVLLKFFQYETKFPSSAQVVPATVVDYIAKQVDVPSEQYLDYDWNGRSIKRHRGEIRSFLGIHKASVKDAKQMVDWLINFVLTAEADLEHLKVIVEQRFLQLKVEPPTPGRVERLIKSALRTYETNFFETTLSKLPSNCRAQIAALLITNDTSEEETQTSSDPSVKVSLFHYLNSDPSRASLDSLLSEITKLQHLRQIGLPDNLFQQVSPKVLHAYKTRAATEPPRELRWHPEPIRYTLVAAFCWIRAQEVIDNLVDLLMQIVHGIGVRAERRVDIQLMRDFKKVGGKHNLLYRIADASLDQPEGTVKEVIYPVVSEQILKDLVKEFKANGTAYREKIHTFVRSSYSRHYRRIVPKILEVLEFRSNNDVHCPVIQALELLKKYADSKQRYYSPEEEVPIEGVLKSGWREILLEKDPDGNERINRINYEISVLQALRERLRCKEIWVGGANRYRNPDEDLPADFELQRSAYYHALKQPLSVEEFITPLKQAMMAALTTFNDGLPKNPSVKILTKNNGWICLSPLDKQPEPVNILRLKTELIRRWPMTSLLDILKEADLRVGFTECFKSVASREALDHETIQKRLLLCLYGLGTNTGLKRVGDGTPGINFYDLRYIKRRFINKGQLRNAVAKVVNAIFRIRLPEIWGEGTTTCASDSKKFGAWDQNLMTEWHIRYGGRGIMIYWHVEKKSTCIYSQLKTCSSSEVAAMIEGVLRHDTEMTVKKNFVDSHGQSEVAFAFCHLLGFQLMPRLKGIHRQKLYRPETGNPNAYPHLQLVLTRPINWELIRQQYDQMIKYATALRLGTAEPEAILRRFTRNNVKHPTYQALGELGKVLKTIFLCQYLHSLALRREIHEGLNVVENWNSANSFIFYGKSGEIATNQHSEQEIAILSLHLLQISLVYINTLMLQQVLSDPAWSKRLTTNDQRALTPLIYGHVNPYGTFQLDLNKRLKIERKLEVVG from the coding sequence TTGAAAAGACATTGGGAAGTAGATGAGCTGATTGAGCATTGGACATTGCTCCCAAACGAAATAGCTTTATTGGGTAACAAAATTGGGGCGAATCGTTTGGGTTTTGCTGTCTTGCTCAAGTTTTTTCAATACGAAACCAAATTCCCTAGTTCTGCCCAAGTTGTACCTGCAACGGTGGTGGATTACATTGCCAAGCAAGTTGATGTCCCATCCGAGCAATATCTTGATTATGACTGGAATGGACGCTCGATAAAGCGTCACCGTGGAGAAATTCGTAGCTTTTTGGGTATCCACAAAGCTTCGGTGAAAGATGCCAAACAGATGGTTGATTGGCTAATCAACTTCGTTTTGACTGCCGAAGCTGATTTAGAACACCTAAAAGTCATTGTTGAGCAGCGGTTTCTGCAATTAAAAGTTGAGCCCCCAACACCTGGCAGAGTTGAGCGCCTGATTAAATCTGCTCTTCGTACCTATGAAACCAACTTTTTTGAAACCACCCTGTCCAAGCTTCCTTCTAATTGTCGCGCCCAAATAGCTGCTTTGCTGATTACCAACGACACGAGCGAGGAAGAAACCCAAACCTCAAGTGATCCAAGCGTTAAAGTATCCCTGTTTCACTATCTCAACTCCGACCCCAGTCGGGCAAGTCTGGATAGCTTGCTTTCGGAAATCACCAAACTACAGCATCTACGCCAGATTGGCTTGCCTGATAACCTTTTCCAACAGGTTTCACCGAAAGTTTTACACGCTTACAAAACTCGTGCTGCTACCGAACCCCCACGGGAATTGCGTTGGCATCCAGAACCAATTCGCTACACCCTGGTAGCGGCTTTTTGTTGGATTCGTGCCCAAGAAGTCATAGATAATTTAGTAGATTTACTCATGCAAATTGTGCATGGAATTGGCGTAAGGGCGGAACGCCGCGTAGATATCCAACTAATGCGGGACTTCAAAAAGGTAGGCGGCAAGCACAACTTACTTTACCGCATCGCCGATGCCAGTCTCGACCAACCAGAGGGAACAGTCAAAGAAGTTATTTATCCAGTGGTCAGCGAACAAATCCTCAAAGATTTGGTGAAGGAATTTAAAGCTAATGGTACTGCCTACCGTGAAAAAATTCACACGTTCGTTCGTTCTTCTTACAGCCGTCATTACCGACGCATAGTGCCAAAAATCCTTGAAGTGTTGGAGTTCCGCTCTAACAATGATGTCCACTGCCCAGTGATTCAGGCTTTAGAACTGTTAAAAAAGTACGCCGATAGTAAACAGCGGTACTACTCGCCAGAAGAGGAAGTGCCGATTGAAGGTGTACTCAAAAGCGGTTGGCGGGAGATTCTCTTGGAGAAAGACCCAGATGGCAACGAACGCATCAATCGCATTAACTATGAAATCAGCGTTCTCCAAGCCCTTAGAGAGCGATTGCGCTGCAAAGAAATCTGGGTGGGGGGAGCCAATCGTTACCGCAATCCTGACGAGGACTTACCTGCTGATTTTGAACTGCAACGGTCAGCTTACTACCATGCCTTGAAACAGCCGTTATCAGTTGAAGAGTTCATCACGCCTTTAAAACAAGCGATGATGGCAGCTCTTACCACTTTCAATGACGGGCTACCTAAAAACCCATCGGTCAAAATCTTGACCAAAAATAACGGCTGGATTTGTCTTTCCCCTTTAGACAAGCAACCAGAACCCGTGAATATCTTAAGGCTGAAAACTGAACTCATCCGCCGTTGGCCCATGACCAGCCTGCTGGACATCTTGAAAGAAGCTGACTTACGTGTTGGGTTTACAGAATGTTTCAAAAGTGTTGCATCGCGGGAAGCTTTAGACCACGAAACCATACAAAAGCGGTTGCTATTGTGTTTGTACGGTTTGGGAACCAATACGGGACTGAAGCGGGTAGGTGATGGTACACCTGGTATTAACTTTTACGACTTACGCTATATCAAGCGCCGTTTTATTAATAAAGGACAATTAAGGAACGCCGTTGCCAAGGTTGTGAATGCCATTTTCCGGATACGTTTACCCGAAATCTGGGGGGAAGGGACAACAACGTGCGCCAGCGACTCTAAAAAGTTTGGGGCTTGGGACCAGAACCTGATGACGGAATGGCATATCCGTTACGGGGGACGGGGAATAATGATTTACTGGCACGTGGAGAAGAAATCCACCTGTATTTATTCCCAGTTGAAAACCTGCTCCTCCTCCGAAGTAGCCGCCATGATTGAGGGGGTACTGCGCCACGATACAGAAATGACGGTAAAAAAGAACTTTGTGGACAGTCATGGACAGAGTGAGGTGGCGTTTGCTTTTTGTCATTTGCTCGGTTTTCAGTTAATGCCCCGTCTCAAGGGGATTCATCGACAGAAACTGTACCGCCCAGAAACTGGCAACCCAAATGCTTATCCCCACTTACAACTGGTTTTGACTCGTCCCATTAACTGGGAGTTGATTCGCCAGCAATACGACCAAATGATTAAGTATGCGACGGCATTACGCTTGGGGACGGCAGAACCAGAAGCTATTTTGCGGCGTTTCACTCGTAACAATGTCAAACATCCTACCTATCAGGCATTAGGAGAACTGGGTAAAGTTTTGAAAACCATTTTCTTGTGCCAATATTTGCATTCTCTGGCACTGCGGCGTGAAATCCATGAAGGGCTGAATGTTGTGGAAAATTGGAATAGCGCTAACAGCTTTATTTTCTATGGTAAAAGCGGCGAAATTGCGACCAACCAGCACTCGGAGCAGGAAATAGCTATTTTATCCCTACACCTATTACAAATAAGCTTGGTATATATCAACACCTTAATGCTGCAACAGGTTCTTTCCGACCCAGCTTGGTCTAAGAGACTGACTACCAATGACCAACGAGCGCTAACACCGTTGATTTACGGTCATGTCAATCCCTACGGCACGTTTCAGCTAGATCTGAATAAGCGATTAAAAATTGAGCGCAAATTGGAGGTGGTTGGATGA
- a CDS encoding tyrosine-type recombinase/integrase: protein MNFQRTPAKKKAKELTKYLRSERPDYQYLKTLFKYLRQELEVEVSSSVKKLPYVPTEEEIRRYYEAVWKTRNVQDMVIIKTLLYTGVRVSELVNMRLDDVDFERCQIRINSGKGGKDRIVPFPVLFKEVLAMHVDRMHQQQATYLFESSWKRKYSDRGIRKILAKYAEEAGLSKPISPHQFRHFLLTWLKKQGIDDALIQPYSGHSSRQSLEVYSRLSIGEAQEIYDKVMVKFPV, encoded by the coding sequence ATGAATTTTCAACGTACACCAGCCAAGAAGAAAGCCAAAGAGCTGACGAAATATCTGCGTAGCGAAAGACCAGATTATCAGTATTTAAAAACTCTTTTTAAATACTTGCGCCAAGAATTAGAGGTGGAAGTATCTTCCTCAGTTAAAAAATTACCATACGTACCAACCGAAGAGGAAATTCGACGCTACTACGAAGCAGTTTGGAAAACTCGGAATGTGCAGGACATGGTGATTATCAAAACCCTATTGTATACGGGAGTGCGAGTCAGCGAATTGGTAAATATGCGCCTGGATGATGTAGATTTTGAGCGCTGCCAGATTCGGATTAATTCAGGCAAGGGAGGTAAAGATAGAATTGTTCCGTTCCCAGTTCTTTTTAAAGAAGTTTTGGCGATGCATGTTGACCGGATGCATCAACAACAAGCCACCTACCTGTTTGAGTCGTCCTGGAAACGCAAGTATAGCGACCGAGGAATCAGGAAGATTCTGGCGAAGTATGCAGAAGAGGCGGGACTAAGTAAGCCTATTTCACCCCATCAATTCCGTCACTTTCTGCTGACTTGGTTGAAAAAACAAGGGATTGATGATGCCTTAATTCAACCATATTCCGGGCATTCTTCTCGGCAGTCCTTGGAAGTGTATTCAAGGTTGAGTATTGGGGAAGCTCAAGAAATTTATGACAAGGTTATGGTGAAATTCCCTGTTTGA
- a CDS encoding UPF0236 family protein: MTTATNPDYTDVVQKIGQMLFQALWEEEPNLDKKVRELDKIINKLLRRIGFLVVSLLLAELARLVTKKAKAAGLTIHRCKRIKYLSLFGVIEIPSAYLWNKNTRKGMRPVKDQLRIEHGDRSVAVQRALTDFGAEESFGQAAKRFEEHYGWEINRAKVRREVEKTALLAQKFVEVKLFIARLKSLKSLTTKPNIEQLLVELDGCHIRTGILLPVEKAEVTKKRRLLKRKRQADWKEVRVGLVRPVSDKEQRTYVAQMSKYPKVVGQLVSAAYDQGMSQQTQVYAIADGGNGLREALQAHFPNLTFILDRPHLKQHLYEGAEAIGLAGLERHKWVSDQLDRIDAGDVRQVIRTLKGYRG, from the coding sequence ATGACTACTGCTACAAATCCTGACTACACTGATGTTGTCCAAAAAATTGGACAAATGCTGTTTCAAGCACTGTGGGAGGAAGAGCCAAATTTAGATAAGAAGGTGCGGGAACTTGATAAGATAATCAACAAACTATTACGTAGGATAGGATTTCTGGTAGTGTCACTGCTTTTAGCTGAACTTGCAAGGCTTGTAACCAAAAAGGCTAAAGCAGCAGGTTTAACTATACATCGCTGCAAGCGGATAAAATACTTATCCTTATTTGGCGTGATTGAAATTCCTTCTGCTTACCTGTGGAATAAAAACACCCGAAAAGGGATGCGTCCAGTCAAAGACCAGTTGAGGATTGAGCATGGCGATCGCTCTGTTGCAGTGCAACGAGCTTTGACAGATTTTGGCGCAGAAGAATCATTTGGACAAGCAGCTAAGCGCTTTGAAGAACACTACGGATGGGAAATAAATCGTGCTAAAGTGCGCCGCGAAGTAGAGAAAACAGCGCTCTTGGCACAGAAATTTGTGGAAGTCAAACTGTTTATAGCTAGACTAAAATCTTTAAAATCTCTCACTACGAAACCAAACATTGAGCAGCTATTAGTGGAACTAGATGGCTGTCATATTCGGACTGGTATTCTGCTTCCAGTCGAAAAAGCCGAAGTTACCAAAAAACGTCGATTGCTCAAACGTAAGCGCCAAGCAGACTGGAAAGAAGTCAGAGTGGGTTTAGTCCGTCCAGTTAGCGATAAGGAACAACGGACTTATGTGGCTCAAATGAGCAAGTATCCAAAAGTCGTTGGGCAACTAGTTAGCGCAGCATATGATCAAGGGATGTCGCAGCAAACACAGGTTTATGCTATAGCTGATGGAGGCAATGGGTTACGGGAAGCACTTCAAGCGCATTTTCCTAACCTAACATTTATTTTAGATCGACCGCATCTCAAGCAGCATCTTTATGAAGGTGCTGAAGCAATTGGTCTTGCAGGTCTTGAGCGTCACAAATGGGTGAGCGATCAGCTTGACAGAATTGACGCTGGCGATGTTAGGCAAGTTATCAGGACACTTAAGGGATATCGGGGTTAA
- a CDS encoding tetratricopeptide repeat protein: MIRKRRVFFNPVLSLWKTNRLGKGWLTQFLLVLMTTFLCITLSLVFTKTTAVYSAVPSGQKAIAFTQNLVQQGKIFYDAGQFAQAVKVLQQAATAFEANGDELNQAIALSNLSLTYQQLGLPQAESAIASSLNLSIYYNPSKTSALPTSNCKSLPKP; encoded by the coding sequence ATGATAAGAAAACGGCGCGTATTTTTCAATCCAGTATTATCCTTGTGGAAGACGAATCGCTTAGGTAAAGGTTGGCTCACCCAGTTTCTACTGGTGCTGATGACTACATTTCTATGCATAACCTTATCTCTAGTTTTTACCAAAACTACCGCTGTTTACTCTGCTGTCCCCAGCGGACAAAAAGCGATTGCCTTTACGCAGAACCTAGTACAACAGGGCAAAATCTTTTACGATGCCGGACAGTTTGCCCAAGCAGTTAAAGTTTTGCAACAGGCTGCAACTGCCTTTGAAGCGAATGGAGATGAACTGAATCAAGCTATAGCTTTGAGCAATCTTTCCTTAACCTATCAGCAACTTGGATTGCCCCAAGCAGAAAGCGCGATCGCATCTAGTCTCAATCTATCAATCTATTACAATCCAAGCAAAACATCGGCACTGCCAACGAGCAATTGCAAATCCTTGCCCAAGCCCTAG